In Chroogloeocystis siderophila 5.2 s.c.1, a genomic segment contains:
- a CDS encoding PAP/fibrillin family protein, whose translation MVDKATLLEAIAGKNRGLLATEQDKQAILIAITQLEDRNPTPRPVEAGELLEGNWRLLYTTSKGLLNIDQLPLLKLGQIYQCIRVATTSIYNIAEVYGVPFLEGMVAVSARFEPMSDRRVKVKFERSILGLQRLVSYKSPGEFISQIEAGKRFAAVDFRLDSREQQGWLDITYLDNDLRIGRGNEGSVYVLSK comes from the coding sequence ATGGTAGACAAGGCAACATTATTAGAAGCGATCGCCGGCAAGAATCGGGGATTACTCGCAACGGAACAAGACAAGCAAGCGATTTTAATTGCGATCACTCAATTAGAAGACCGTAACCCTACTCCTCGCCCCGTCGAAGCTGGAGAATTGCTGGAAGGTAACTGGCGACTTCTGTACACTACAAGTAAAGGTTTACTAAATATTGACCAATTGCCATTACTCAAGCTTGGTCAAATTTATCAATGTATTCGCGTCGCAACAACCAGCATATACAACATTGCAGAAGTTTATGGCGTTCCTTTTTTAGAAGGCATGGTAGCAGTTAGCGCGCGGTTTGAGCCAATGAGCGATCGCCGCGTAAAAGTCAAATTCGAGCGCTCGATTCTCGGATTACAACGTCTAGTAAGCTATAAGTCTCCAGGTGAGTTTATTTCGCAGATTGAAGCTGGTAAAAGATTTGCAGCAGTTGATTTTCGGTTGGATAGCCGCGAACAACAAGGATGGTTAGATATTACTTATCTTGATAATGACTTACGTATTGGACGCGGTAACGAAGGTAGCGTCTACGTGTTGAGTAAATAG
- a CDS encoding 2OG-Fe(II) oxygenase, with protein MKLSIARKELAQDIKTLPIKTTKVLTRQDLVDLVQGKFIALCVSNYYPKWLCEHLCKRLLKLPEFSRYIRAQNVGVQRTGITFFETKGDPVLLERYYAEAQRMRNTIRNTCFPYLSPIDKLRVELEEIWSAGARLENIHGRPMMVGIARMFEDSFELPPHQDVLARDIVDNCSDGLLLSQLSANIYLREAKFGGELEIWGMKPSYQEFLELARDELHFDQNKLPSSEVLYKPRAGDLVLFDSGRIHAVRPSKQGPRVSMSCFVGYRGQNVPLTYWS; from the coding sequence ATGAAACTCAGCATAGCTCGTAAAGAGTTGGCTCAAGACATTAAAACATTACCGATTAAAACGACAAAAGTTCTCACACGACAAGACTTAGTTGATTTAGTGCAAGGTAAATTTATTGCCTTATGTGTTTCCAACTACTACCCAAAGTGGCTTTGCGAGCATCTGTGCAAAAGATTGCTAAAGCTTCCAGAGTTTTCCCGTTACATAAGAGCGCAAAATGTTGGTGTTCAAAGAACGGGAATAACTTTTTTTGAGACCAAAGGAGATCCAGTACTCCTAGAGCGTTACTATGCAGAAGCTCAGCGTATGCGTAATACCATCAGGAATACTTGCTTTCCCTACCTTTCCCCAATCGATAAGCTACGAGTTGAACTTGAAGAGATATGGTCAGCAGGCGCTCGGCTTGAAAATATCCACGGACGACCGATGATGGTGGGTATTGCACGGATGTTCGAGGATAGCTTTGAACTTCCCCCGCATCAAGACGTCTTAGCGCGCGATATTGTAGATAACTGCAGCGATGGGCTGCTCTTGTCTCAGCTTTCTGCAAATATATACTTACGCGAAGCAAAATTCGGTGGAGAGTTAGAGATTTGGGGAATGAAACCGTCTTATCAAGAGTTTCTCGAACTTGCTCGTGACGAACTACACTTTGATCAAAACAAGCTCCCATCGTCAGAAGTGCTGTACAAACCACGCGCCGGTGATTTAGTTCTGTTTGATTCAGGGCGAATTCATGCCGTACGTCCATCAAAACAAGGTCCGCGAGTATCGATGTCATGCTTTGTAGGCTATCGCGGTCAGAATGTACCTCTTACATATTGGAGTTAG
- the dtd gene encoding D-aminoacyl-tRNA deacylase, which translates to MRVVIQRVKSSQVAVDGEIVGKIGPGLNLLVGIADTDTEAELDWMVRKCLELRIFPDKDASGDRFSKSVQEIGGELLVVSQFTLYGDCRKGRRPSFDRSASPKVAIDLYHLFVSKLRQSGLTVETGIFGAMMQVSIENDGPVTLLLNKEHTE; encoded by the coding sequence ATGCGTGTTGTCATTCAACGAGTCAAATCTTCGCAAGTTGCCGTTGATGGTGAAATTGTCGGTAAAATTGGACCAGGACTAAATTTACTTGTAGGGATTGCTGATACCGATACAGAAGCCGAACTCGATTGGATGGTACGCAAGTGCCTAGAGTTGCGCATTTTTCCTGACAAAGATGCTAGTGGCGATCGCTTTTCCAAATCTGTACAGGAAATCGGCGGTGAATTATTAGTTGTGAGTCAGTTTACGCTTTATGGCGACTGTCGCAAAGGTCGTCGTCCTTCTTTTGACCGTTCCGCATCGCCCAAAGTAGCTATAGATTTATATCATTTGTTTGTGAGTAAGCTACGGCAAAGTGGTTTAACAGTGGAAACTGGCATATTTGGTGCAATGATGCAAGTTTCAATTGAAAACGATGGTCCAGTAACTCTTTTGCTTAACAAGGAGCATACTGAGTGA
- the mraY gene encoding phospho-N-acetylmuramoyl-pentapeptide-transferase — protein sequence MEAKSSSESSFYLSGTNLLVLLSVALSVATFVLDWSANRLPWQVTSLSLPLITCGVITAGIGYGVVPLLVKLKTGQVIREDGPQAHLKKAGTPTMGGVFFIPVGIVCAVILSSFATNVVAVCLLSLGYAAIGWLDDWQILRRKSNKGISPRMKLALQIGVAGVFCLWLWWSQASITTVSLPFGYTLPLGLLFWLLAVFVLVAESNATNLTDGVDGLAGGTVAIAFLGLGALVAPTASALMIFCACMSGSCLGFLVHNRNPARVFMGDTGSLALGGALAAVGLLSNTLWALFVLSGIFFVETLSVMAQVGYYKATKDNNGVGKRLFKMAPLHHHLELSGWSELQVVAVFYLINVILVGVCLWLSS from the coding sequence GTGGAAGCTAAATCATCTTCGGAATCTTCATTTTATTTATCTGGTACTAATTTACTTGTGTTATTGAGCGTGGCACTAAGCGTTGCCACATTCGTTTTAGATTGGAGCGCAAATCGATTGCCTTGGCAAGTGACTTCGCTCAGTCTACCTTTGATTACCTGTGGAGTCATAACTGCGGGGATAGGGTATGGTGTCGTGCCATTGCTAGTTAAGTTAAAAACTGGGCAAGTCATTCGTGAGGATGGTCCGCAAGCGCACTTAAAGAAAGCAGGCACGCCAACTATGGGAGGCGTGTTTTTTATACCTGTCGGGATTGTCTGTGCGGTAATTTTATCGAGTTTTGCAACTAACGTCGTTGCAGTATGTTTGTTGTCATTGGGATATGCGGCGATTGGTTGGCTTGATGATTGGCAAATTCTCCGACGCAAATCGAATAAAGGAATTTCGCCACGGATGAAGTTGGCTTTGCAAATTGGGGTTGCAGGGGTATTTTGTTTGTGGCTGTGGTGGAGTCAAGCTAGTATTACTACAGTCAGCTTACCTTTTGGTTATACTTTGCCATTAGGTTTGCTATTTTGGCTGTTGGCAGTTTTTGTGCTGGTAGCAGAGAGTAATGCGACTAACTTAACAGACGGCGTTGATGGCTTAGCTGGGGGAACAGTTGCGATCGCCTTCTTAGGATTAGGTGCCTTAGTTGCGCCTACAGCGTCTGCATTAATGATTTTCTGTGCTTGTATGAGTGGTAGCTGTTTAGGCTTTTTGGTACACAATCGTAACCCAGCCCGCGTATTTATGGGAGATACAGGTTCGCTTGCCTTAGGCGGTGCCTTAGCTGCTGTTGGATTACTGAGTAACACGCTTTGGGCATTATTCGTTCTCAGTGGTATCTTTTTTGTGGAAACGCTCTCTGTTATGGCGCAAGTCGGTTACTATAAAGCAACGAAAGATAACAACGGTGTCGGCAAACGTTTATTTAAAATGGCACCTTTACACCACCACTTAGAACTCTCCGGCTGGTCAGAATTACAAGTTGTTGCTGTTTTTTACTTGATAAACGTTATTTTAGTTGGAGTATGTTTGTGGCTGAGTAGTTAG
- the psb28 gene encoding photosystem II reaction center protein Psb28 → MAQIQFFRGVDEEVVPDVRLTRSRDGSNGTATFYFQNPQALSSEATEEITGMYMIDEEGTITTREVKGKFVNGKPEALEVFYLMNSPDEWDRFLRFMQRYAETHGLEFSKS, encoded by the coding sequence ATGGCTCAAATTCAGTTTTTTAGAGGCGTGGATGAAGAAGTTGTTCCTGATGTGCGGTTAACGCGATCGCGTGATGGAAGCAACGGTACAGCAACTTTTTACTTCCAAAATCCCCAAGCGCTTAGCAGCGAAGCGACAGAAGAAATTACCGGAATGTACATGATTGACGAAGAGGGGACAATCACAACTCGCGAAGTCAAAGGTAAATTCGTCAACGGTAAGCCAGAAGCCCTAGAAGTATTCTATTTGATGAACTCTCCTGATGAGTGGGATCGTTTCCTGCGCTTTATGCAGCGCTATGCAGAAACTCATGGCTTAGAATTTAGCAAATCGTAA
- a CDS encoding CobW family GTP-binding protein has translation MQSTATSDHQAMDAPKRGLPVTIITGFLGSGKTTLLNHILANQEGLKTAVLVNEFGEIGIDNELIIQTGDDMVELSNGCICCTINNDLVEAVYKVLERQDKLDYLVVETTGLADPLPVALTFLGTELRDLTRLDSIITMVDAANYSLDLFTSQAAHSQIAYGDVIILNKVDLVEEAELERLEGKIREVKEGARILRTTRSQVPLPLILSVGLFESDKYFHTEDHHDHDHDHHHHDHDCEHDHHDHHHHSHHLENDGFTSISFQSDKPLSIRKFQYFLDNQLPENVFRAKGILWFEESPKRHIFHLCGKRFSIDDEEWNGEPKNQLVLIGQNLDHDTLRTQLENCVTLPSVSRGRGFGK, from the coding sequence ATGCAATCTACAGCAACTTCCGATCATCAAGCAATGGACGCTCCAAAGCGTGGCTTGCCGGTTACTATTATTACGGGTTTTTTGGGTAGCGGTAAAACAACTCTACTCAATCATATCCTGGCGAATCAGGAAGGATTGAAAACTGCGGTTTTGGTCAATGAGTTTGGTGAAATTGGCATCGATAATGAGCTAATTATCCAAACTGGCGATGATATGGTGGAACTCAGCAACGGTTGCATCTGCTGCACCATCAATAATGACCTTGTAGAAGCAGTTTATAAAGTTCTCGAACGCCAAGACAAGCTTGATTATTTAGTAGTAGAAACAACTGGACTCGCCGATCCTCTCCCTGTAGCGTTAACCTTTTTGGGAACTGAGTTACGCGACTTAACTCGCCTAGATTCCATTATTACAATGGTAGACGCAGCAAACTACAGTCTAGATCTATTTACTTCGCAAGCCGCGCATAGTCAAATTGCCTATGGTGATGTGATTATTCTCAACAAAGTCGATTTGGTAGAAGAAGCCGAGTTAGAGCGCTTAGAAGGTAAAATTCGTGAAGTCAAAGAAGGTGCTAGAATTTTGCGAACGACGCGATCGCAAGTTCCGCTACCATTAATTTTGAGTGTTGGTTTGTTCGAGTCTGATAAGTATTTTCATACCGAAGATCATCACGATCATGACCATGACCATCATCACCACGACCACGATTGCGAACATGACCACCACGATCATCACCATCACTCGCACCACCTAGAAAACGATGGCTTCACCTCAATATCGTTTCAAAGTGATAAACCGCTATCGATTCGCAAGTTTCAGTATTTCTTAGATAATCAATTACCCGAAAATGTATTCCGTGCTAAAGGTATTTTGTGGTTTGAGGAAAGCCCCAAACGCCACATTTTCCACTTGTGCGGTAAGCGTTTTAGCATTGATGATGAAGAATGGAATGGTGAACCGAAAAATCAGTTAGTGTTGATTGGGCAAAATCTTGACCATGACACGCTGCGCACGCAATTAGAAAACTGCGTTACTCTTCCTTCGGTATCGCGTGGTAGAGGTTTCGGGAAGTAA
- a CDS encoding MogA/MoaB family molybdenum cofactor biosynthesis protein has translation MAHQPHPDTTSIAVNCAVITVSDTRTFETDKSGQLIQQLLLDAAHKVGAYTIISDEPMQIQKQLQSLASNIDLDVIICNGGTGIAPRDTTYDAIANLLEKTLPGFGELFRYLSYQEIGSRAIASRAIAGVYQNKLIFSLPGSSNAVKLGMQQLILPELVHLVSQIRKNKG, from the coding sequence ATGGCACATCAGCCACACCCCGATACAACAAGCATCGCAGTTAACTGTGCTGTGATTACAGTAAGTGACACGCGCACGTTTGAAACCGACAAAAGCGGTCAACTTATCCAACAGCTACTTTTGGATGCGGCTCATAAGGTGGGGGCGTATACGATTATTTCAGATGAGCCAATGCAAATTCAGAAGCAACTACAAAGCTTAGCGAGTAACATCGATTTGGATGTAATTATTTGCAATGGTGGTACTGGAATTGCCCCCAGAGACACCACTTACGATGCGATCGCCAACCTCTTAGAAAAAACTCTACCTGGCTTTGGTGAGTTGTTTCGTTATTTAAGTTACCAAGAAATTGGTTCGAGAGCGATCGCCTCACGAGCGATCGCTGGTGTATATCAAAATAAACTTATTTTCTCACTCCCTGGTTCTTCTAACGCAGTCAAACTAGGAATGCAGCAGTTAATACTACCAGAACTGGTACATTTAGTGAGCCAAATTAGAAAGAATAAAGGTTAA
- a CDS encoding putative bifunctional diguanylate cyclase/phosphodiesterase, which translates to MLPSRTNSYWQRKLPETEIKRLKALCQYQILDTVPEAHFDNITRLAAYICKTPIAAISLVDAQRQWFKSKIGFMATEEPRDITFCAYTIELAELFVVPDTLVDERFATNPFVVGDARIRFYAGAPLITPDGFILGTLCVLDHVPRELSCEQIQFLRILADQVVAQLELRRNLKDLKQNIVKRQKSEAKLRHHVFHDELTGLPNRSLFIKRLKSAILKAKWQTDYLFAVLFIDLDRFKVVNDSLGHMVGDQLLIATACRLKACLRPEDTVARLGGDEFVILLDNIKNINDAIDVAERLQAKLSLPFNLTGHEVFTSISTGIALSTTADRQAEDLLRDADTAMYRAKVLGKARYEVFDTEMHDSVVKLLQLENDLRRAIERQEFEVYYQPIVLVETEKITGFEALIRWQHPTRSLLNPVDFISVAEETGAIVPIGYWVLFEACRQLRTWQLEFSAQSLTMSVNLSSKQFSQPDIVEQIVHILQSTNLDAHSLKLEITESTIMENAESATAMLLQLRDLGIEIYLDDFGTGYSSLSSLHRFPVDVLKIDRSFINTINRSDEKTKIVQVIMSLAQNLGMDAIAEGIETVEQMMQMKTLQCKYGQGYLFSKPLDKNAAAALIASII; encoded by the coding sequence ATGCTTCCGAGTCGTACCAACTCTTATTGGCAGCGTAAACTACCTGAGACAGAAATCAAGCGTTTGAAAGCGCTTTGTCAGTACCAGATTTTAGATACTGTTCCTGAAGCACACTTTGATAACATCACTCGCTTGGCTGCTTACATCTGCAAAACTCCAATTGCAGCGATTAGTTTAGTCGATGCCCAGCGCCAGTGGTTCAAATCAAAAATAGGGTTCATGGCAACAGAAGAACCCCGCGATATTACTTTCTGCGCTTATACTATCGAGCTAGCTGAATTATTCGTTGTTCCAGACACTTTAGTGGATGAGCGGTTTGCCACCAACCCTTTTGTCGTTGGCGATGCTCGAATTCGATTTTATGCGGGTGCGCCCTTAATTACTCCTGACGGTTTTATATTAGGAACTTTATGTGTACTCGATCATGTACCACGCGAATTAAGTTGCGAACAAATACAATTTCTAAGAATTCTAGCTGATCAAGTCGTAGCGCAATTAGAGTTGCGACGCAATTTAAAAGATTTGAAACAAAACATTGTTAAACGCCAGAAATCAGAAGCGAAACTACGGCATCATGTTTTTCATGATGAATTAACAGGTTTGCCAAATCGATCGCTGTTTATAAAGCGGTTGAAGTCGGCAATTTTAAAGGCAAAATGGCAGACAGACTATTTGTTTGCTGTGCTTTTTATCGATTTAGATCGGTTTAAGGTTGTTAATGATAGCCTTGGGCATATGGTTGGCGATCAGCTACTCATTGCCACTGCCTGTAGATTAAAGGCGTGTTTGCGCCCTGAGGATACGGTGGCTCGCCTTGGAGGCGATGAGTTTGTTATTTTGCTTGATAATATTAAGAATATTAATGACGCTATTGATGTAGCGGAGCGGCTTCAAGCTAAACTGTCATTGCCATTCAACCTGACGGGACACGAGGTCTTTACTAGCATTAGTACAGGCATCGCCCTCAGCACAACAGCTGATCGCCAAGCTGAAGATTTGCTTCGCGATGCTGACACGGCAATGTATCGAGCGAAAGTTCTTGGTAAGGCTCGTTACGAAGTTTTTGATACAGAAATGCACGACTCGGTTGTCAAGCTTTTGCAACTAGAGAACGATCTACGACGCGCAATTGAACGTCAAGAGTTTGAGGTTTACTACCAGCCGATTGTCTTAGTGGAAACGGAAAAAATTACTGGTTTTGAAGCGCTGATCCGCTGGCAACATCCAACGCGTAGCTTGCTTAACCCAGTAGATTTTATTTCGGTAGCAGAAGAAACTGGAGCGATTGTTCCGATTGGCTATTGGGTACTTTTCGAGGCGTGCCGTCAGTTGCGTACATGGCAGTTAGAATTTTCTGCTCAATCTTTAACAATGAGCGTGAATCTTTCTAGCAAACAGTTTTCACAACCAGATATAGTTGAGCAAATAGTACATATTCTGCAATCAACGAATCTTGATGCACATAGCTTAAAGTTGGAAATTACAGAAAGTACAATTATGGAGAATGCAGAATCTGCAACTGCAATGCTTCTGCAATTAAGAGATTTAGGTATTGAAATATATCTCGATGACTTTGGTACAGGCTATTCATCTTTGAGTTCTCTACACCGCTTTCCTGTTGATGTCCTCAAAATTGATCGTTCTTTTATTAACACTATCAACAGAAGTGATGAGAAAACAAAGATTGTTCAGGTTATTATGTCACTGGCTCAGAATTTAGGTATGGACGCGATCGCAGAAGGAATAGAAACCGTCGAACAAATGATGCAAATGAAAACGCTACAGTGTAAATATGGACAAGGATACCTATTTTCTAAACCTTTAGATAAAAATGCAGCGGCAGCATTAATCGCGTCCATAATATAG
- a CDS encoding DUF3134 domain-containing protein, which yields MRNSALREEPRDQPAGVIPLKNESSLLDWLESSGRLIARDNQEPNYLDDEEEIAGLMDPDDMSYDLEDDDDIVEVED from the coding sequence ATGCGTAACTCTGCTCTGCGTGAAGAACCTCGCGATCAACCAGCTGGTGTGATTCCTTTAAAGAATGAATCTTCGTTACTCGATTGGTTAGAGTCATCAGGTCGCTTGATAGCGCGTGACAACCAAGAACCAAATTATTTGGATGATGAAGAAGAGATTGCAGGTTTGATGGACCCTGATGATATGTCCTACGACCTTGAGGATGACGATGATATCGTCGAAGTGGAAGATTAA